TCGAGCTGGAGCTATTTCTTTAATAAATATCTCTTCATTAATCTTAAAAGAAGCATATTGGAGATCAACTACTTGATGATTAAATTTTACCAGATAAGATATTTTAAGTTCATCATTAGGAAGAACAATAATTTGGCTATCATCTTCTACCGCATAGAGGGGATGATCAATCTTGATAACTTCCTCTTTTTCTCCTTGTTCTACTACTTTGGCCTCTTTAATTAAGTCGATATATATCTTACTACTACCGTCGCCAATAGGAAGTTCTCCATTATTTAATTCAATATAAATATTGGTAACATTACAACCAGCTAAAGCAGCTAATAGATGCTCTACTGTTCTAATCTCGGTATTATTCTCCCTTAAGATGACCTCGCGGTCACTCTTAACTACATTAGAAATAGTCGCTCTAATTAATTTACAACTTTCTTTTTCTATTCTTTTAAAGATAATTCCTGTATTTGAAGGAGCAGGGATTAATCTTAAAAGAACCTTTTGGCCAGAATGCAAGCCAATTCCTTGGTATTCAACACTACTCTTGATTGTCTTTTGT
The window above is part of the bacterium genome. Proteins encoded here:
- the lpxC gene encoding UDP-3-O-acyl-N-acetylglucosamine deacetylase, encoding MKRQKTIKSSVEYQGIGLHSGQKVLLRLIPAPSNTGIIFKRIEKESCKLIRATISNVVKSDREVILRENNTEIRTVEHLLAALAGCNVTNIYIELNNGELPIGDGSSKIYIDLIKEAKVVEQGEKEEVIKIDHPLYAVEDDSQIIVLPNDELKISYLVKFNHQVVDLQYASFKINEEIFIKEIAPARTFGFLSEVESLRKKGLIKGGSLENAVVISEDKILNDHLRFEDELVRHKILDLMGDISLVGCPVVGHFIALKSGHSLNIKLAKKIVDSYKNKG